In Natronolimnobius baerhuensis, a single window of DNA contains:
- a CDS encoding universal stress protein codes for MSQFIDSILIPTDDSEGALAGARQAIALASRTGADVHVLSVVAIRSDLDGVAEMAEPVYASLEAEAEDAVETVADMVRSHEADFEVTMTVTRGTPFQSIREYASRREIDVIAMGTTGRTGLDRVLLGSVTENVLRTARTPVLAVPPNADATESDEVAFDEFLLPTDGSDGAAIAADWGIALASQLESLVHAVYSVDTSRVSRVKAPAELLAALEHSGEDAIDTVREHARRAGVSVSGTVATGPPADVILTTASERDVDLIVMGTHGRTGIGQWFLGSVTENVVRQADVPVFCVPVSAESP; via the coding sequence ATGAGCCAGTTCATCGACTCTATACTAATACCGACTGACGACAGCGAGGGTGCCCTCGCGGGAGCGAGACAGGCCATTGCACTCGCGTCGCGGACTGGTGCAGACGTGCACGTCCTCTCAGTCGTCGCCATTCGCAGCGATCTGGACGGGGTCGCCGAGATGGCAGAGCCAGTCTACGCGTCGCTCGAGGCCGAGGCGGAAGACGCAGTGGAGACCGTTGCGGACATGGTCCGATCCCACGAGGCAGACTTCGAGGTGACGATGACCGTCACGCGTGGGACGCCGTTCCAGTCGATCCGAGAGTACGCCTCGCGGCGCGAAATCGACGTCATCGCGATGGGGACGACAGGTCGGACAGGGCTTGACAGGGTCCTTCTGGGCAGCGTCACCGAGAACGTCCTCCGGACGGCACGGACGCCTGTCCTTGCCGTTCCGCCGAACGCCGACGCGACCGAATCCGACGAGGTCGCATTCGACGAGTTTCTCCTCCCGACTGACGGCAGCGACGGCGCGGCGATTGCGGCCGACTGGGGGATCGCACTGGCAAGCCAGTTAGAGTCGCTGGTTCATGCGGTGTACTCCGTCGACACGAGTCGCGTCTCCCGAGTCAAAGCACCGGCGGAACTCCTTGCTGCGCTCGAGCACAGCGGCGAGGACGCGATTGACACGGTTCGAGAGCACGCCCGTCGCGCCGGCGTCAGCGTCTCCGGCACGGTTGCGACTGGCCCGCCAGCAGACGTGATCCTCACGACCGCGAGCGAGCGCGACGTCGATCTCATCGTCATGGGAACACACGGCCGAACCGGCATCGGACAGTGGTTCCTCGGGAGCGTCACCGAGAACGTCGTCCGGCAGGCCGACGTGCCGGTATTTTGCGTTCCGGTCAGCGCCGAGTCGCCGTGA
- a CDS encoding glycosyltransferase: MHAPSLPDRTMEAYTDVTAHDRLEFLHALADDVDDVRVLHVNSTATGGGVAELLRSIVPLCNDLEINTDWLVMDATDKFFEVTKAMHNALQGSGPPLTDDMKATYRTVTERNALELEDREAEYDLLILHDPQPLGMLDRLEETMPNVPIVWRCHIDLTDPDDEYLAFVSEYTNRVDHAIFSRTGYIGDTDVPETSIIYPSIDPVTEKNRSLDAKTVGTERDRLDPLSFEKPLVTQISRFDPWKDQFGTLEAYRRASEDIPDLQLALVGGMAGDDPEGLELYEQVAEEAAADPDVHVLPDLPDTGVNVLQRESDVVVQKSLREGFGLVVSEALWKRTPVVGSNVGGIPLQIDDGVNGYLVGPDDAAGAGDRVRDLLEDDDRRAQFGENAREHVREQFLLPRQLEELLGVIADELDRPQ; encoded by the coding sequence ATGCACGCGCCATCACTCCCGGATCGAACGATGGAGGCGTATACCGACGTAACAGCCCATGATCGTCTCGAGTTCCTCCACGCGCTCGCCGACGACGTAGACGATGTTCGCGTTCTGCACGTCAACTCGACCGCGACCGGCGGCGGCGTCGCCGAACTGCTTCGGTCAATCGTCCCGTTGTGCAACGACCTCGAGATCAATACCGACTGGCTTGTCATGGACGCCACCGACAAATTCTTCGAGGTGACCAAGGCAATGCACAACGCGCTCCAGGGCAGCGGGCCGCCGCTGACCGACGATATGAAAGCGACCTATCGGACGGTCACAGAGCGAAACGCCCTCGAACTCGAGGATCGCGAGGCCGAGTATGACCTTCTCATACTCCACGATCCACAGCCGCTCGGAATGCTCGACCGTCTCGAGGAGACGATGCCGAACGTACCGATTGTTTGGCGCTGTCACATCGACCTGACCGATCCGGATGACGAGTATCTCGCGTTCGTCTCTGAGTACACGAACCGGGTCGACCACGCTATTTTCAGCCGGACTGGCTATATCGGCGATACCGACGTTCCGGAAACGAGTATCATCTATCCCTCTATCGACCCCGTAACGGAGAAAAATCGGTCACTCGACGCGAAGACGGTGGGGACCGAGCGCGACCGGCTAGATCCGCTCTCGTTCGAGAAGCCCCTCGTCACACAGATCTCTCGATTCGATCCGTGGAAGGATCAGTTCGGCACGCTCGAGGCGTACCGTCGCGCCAGCGAGGACATCCCCGACCTCCAGCTCGCGCTGGTCGGCGGGATGGCCGGCGACGATCCGGAGGGCCTGGAATTGTACGAACAGGTCGCCGAGGAGGCGGCCGCCGATCCAGACGTCCACGTGCTGCCCGATCTGCCGGATACCGGGGTGAACGTCCTGCAGCGCGAGTCGGACGTCGTCGTCCAGAAGTCGCTTCGTGAGGGGTTCGGACTGGTCGTCTCGGAAGCGCTCTGGAAGCGTACGCCGGTCGTCGGATCGAACGTCGGCGGTATCCCGCTGCAGATTGACGACGGGGTGAACGGCTATCTCGTCGGCCCGGACGACGCGGCGGGTGCGGGCGACCGCGTCCGAGATCTCCTCGAGGACGACGACCGTCGGGCGCAGTTTGGCGAGAACGCACGCGAGCACGTTCGCGAGCAGTTCCTGTTACCTCGCCAACTCGAGGAGCTACTTGGTGTAATCGCCGACGAGTTGGATCGCCCCCAGTGA
- a CDS encoding universal stress protein has translation MAEHILVPVDGSPLSRRALEVACEEYSDGEISALHVIDPTEPGYSVYGADPELARAPRQGSNDWYSTGEEHAEELFAELEEVTTAETSVRTETVVGRPDREILSYAADNDIDQIIMGSHGRSDDSPLLLGATTEAVVFRSPVRVSVIR, from the coding sequence ATGGCGGAACACATTCTCGTCCCCGTTGACGGCTCACCGCTCTCGAGGCGAGCGCTCGAGGTGGCCTGCGAGGAGTACAGTGACGGCGAAATCAGTGCACTGCACGTGATCGATCCAACCGAACCCGGCTACAGTGTCTACGGGGCCGATCCCGAACTGGCGAGAGCGCCGCGACAGGGATCTAATGACTGGTATTCGACGGGCGAGGAGCATGCGGAGGAGCTGTTTGCGGAGTTAGAGGAGGTTACGACGGCCGAGACGTCAGTTCGAACGGAGACGGTCGTCGGCCGGCCTGATCGGGAAATTCTCTCGTATGCTGCTGACAACGACATCGATCAGATTATCATGGGGAGTCATGGTCGAAGCGATGACTCACCACTCTTGCTTGGCGCGACCACCGAGGCGGTCGTGTTCCGGTCGCCGGTTCGGGTTTCGGTGATTCGGTAG
- a CDS encoding universal stress protein, with amino-acid sequence MSEQILVPFDGSPQARAALEYSFETFPEATVTALYVVPVPEGYWAAFGDGETITPVIAEATQNGEAILEDAATVAATHDRDLETDHVTGEPHNEIIAYADDGGYDTIVMGSHGRDGISRILLGSVAEAVVRRSPVPVVVVR; translated from the coding sequence ATGAGCGAGCAGATCCTCGTACCGTTCGACGGCTCACCCCAGGCACGCGCCGCACTCGAGTACAGTTTCGAGACGTTTCCGGAGGCGACAGTCACTGCCTTGTACGTCGTTCCGGTTCCTGAGGGGTATTGGGCAGCGTTTGGCGATGGAGAGACGATCACGCCAGTCATTGCGGAGGCCACCCAGAACGGCGAGGCGATTCTCGAGGATGCAGCGACGGTCGCAGCGACGCATGATCGCGATCTCGAGACGGATCATGTTACAGGCGAACCTCATAACGAAATTATCGCCTACGCAGATGATGGTGGCTACGACACCATCGTCATGGGAAGCCACGGCCGTGACGGTATTTCCCGAATTCTGCTTGGGAGCGTCGCCGAAGCCGTTGTTCGCCGATCTCCTGTTCCGGTCGTCGTCGTTCGATAG
- a CDS encoding universal stress protein produces the protein MADRVLVPYDGSPLADEALEFTLERFPDAAITALYVIEIPAQHVSLLDGPELQLPVTDRARSYATMILEEAIELAAAHDREIATTLEAGKPEHRIVARVSDDAFDLIVMGSHGRDGLSRLLLGSVAEAVVRRAPVPVVVVR, from the coding sequence ATGGCCGACCGCGTTCTCGTTCCATACGACGGGTCGCCGCTCGCAGACGAGGCCCTCGAGTTCACACTCGAGCGGTTTCCCGACGCCGCGATAACGGCGCTGTACGTGATCGAAATTCCAGCGCAACACGTGTCGCTGCTGGACGGACCGGAACTACAACTGCCCGTCACTGATCGCGCACGGTCGTATGCGACGATGATCCTCGAGGAAGCAATCGAACTGGCGGCGGCCCACGACCGCGAGATTGCCACGACACTCGAGGCCGGCAAGCCGGAGCACCGCATTGTTGCGAGGGTGTCCGATGATGCGTTTGATCTGATCGTCATGGGTAGCCACGGTCGCGACGGCCTGTCCCGATTGCTGCTGGGGAGTGTCGCCGAAGCCGTCGTTCGCCGCGCACCGGTACCTGTTGTCGTCGTTCGGTAA